CTCTTTTGTGACTCCATTCGGCACTTATGATCCCATACTGTGATGCAAAGCTCCTCTAAGTATGGTGCAGCTTCAAGAAGGAACAATGTCCAAGTGATGTCACATTCTTCGGGAAGATGATCCAGATTCAGAAATCGAAGTTTGGCAAGCACAGGAGCAAGCACTTTCGGACATTCTGGTTGAACCCAAATCTGGGAGAGATAAAATAAGTTAGAAGTAATATATAATGCGTACAACTTGTGCATAAATTGCATCATCAAGTGATGCATAAGTTGCTACCGTCAGATATAAACATCATACATAAATGGGATGGAGATGATTAGAGTGAGTACCTTCTCGCTTAGAAAGTCCAGATATAAATCGCTTACTGTGGGGGCGTTATCAAGCAGCTTGCTTAAGTTGAGGATCTTGCCTGATGAAAGGTTTGCTTTAGTAAGACTGAGCTTCCAAAGCTGAGGGACAAAACCAAGAACCAATGGATTTTCACCACAAGGCCAAATGTTGTAGGTCATCCGCTGGAGCCTTGGTAGACGGTCAAGCACCACTGTTTTAAATTCCCCAAAGGTGATAACAAACTCAACCAGTCGAGCATGTTCAACATGCAGCACCGAGCAGACCCCCCCATCACACTCGAATAAAGATAGGGACTCGAGCTGCTTGCAGGTGCTAAGAATGTTGGGTATGTCCGATTCACCAAACCTCATATTCCGTAGATCCAGCCGCGTGAGACCAGAAAATGCATCTGGGCAATCACCAACAAAATCATTGAACTGCTGAGCAAAAACCAGGCGATGGGCATCAGTGCAACATCCATTATCCCTCAGTGTCATGATCTCAAATTCAGCTGCATCAAACTTCTGGGTCGCCATGGCAAGGCCGACCGATTTTCCGATGGAGAGACAGCGAGAGGGAACCAAGAAAAATTTGAGCTTCAGCTTGCGTACGGTGATCTGTGGAGACCTCGTACTAAGGATCTTGTCCGCCACATGAGCCACAACACCATCCATTTGAATCAAGTCACGGGGGCTAAGATCAATTACGATCTGCGAGAGCATAGTTGGCAGCTTGTGCATTTTCTTCGAAAGGATGCAGGTTCTTACAGCATCAAGGGTACCAACTCTCTCGAGGATGTTGAGCAGCAAATCATTGGGCAGCTCGCTTAGCCTGTCCTCCACATTAGTAGCTGCTTCCGTTGACTGTGTTTCCAGGATGTTGAGCAGCACATCATTGGGCAGCTCGCTTAGCCTGGCCTCCCCATTACCAACTGATTTCTTCAACTGCGTATAGGGGAGGATTAGTAATCGGTGATAGATCGATAAATTGGAacaataataataaagcaaaagCAACGACTTACATCACGTCTGCGTCGGCGACCTCTGTTGAGCTTCATGGTGATCCGGTCTCAAAAGAGAACAAAGTACGCAATTGAATCCACAAACAAAACGCGAGCAcaaaatatgtttgaaatgatCTCCTCGCGGGTGCGATAATCGTACACAGCCGGGTTGAGCGCTTATTATAGCCTCCTTCAGATCCGATTCGGGCTAGTGTACTGTACACTTGGTAATTCGACGGATTTATTATTGTTTCACGAGTGAGAGACATATAAAAAACAGCACCTTTTCCTAATATACATACCGAAATTGATCTCTTTCTTCTTCGAATCCGATTACAGAACGAGATTGGCACCTGTTCCTTACTTGTTCCAATCCGAGCACAAAACGAATTTGAGGTTCCTTCATCTACCGCCGACGATGGCGGAAGTGGTTTGAGCGACAATGGCGTCGAGAAGAATTCCGGTCGCCGCCGCCGGTCGATGGGATGATGCTCTAAAATAGTTAAAGGGGTAGTCATTACATATGCTCATAAAATCCTTTTGGGGAATCATGGACAAATATTGTTTGTTTGTACCGTCAGCCTTCAATATTTCTCACTCGTTCAATATATATTTCAAACATTTCAACCTTATGTCATGGTATCTAATCTTTGAGAAATGAAGAGGGTTGGGGATGGTTTCCTCCTTGCCATCCTTATCCTTGGTGACGACGACTTTGGCTGGCTCTGGGATGCTTCCATCCACGTATCCGAAGACACCAGCTCCACGAAGCTGCGGCGCGATCTGGGTACGCCACATGATGTAGTTGCTACGGGTGAGACGCTCGGTGATTTGGCCGGTGAGGGTGGGAGTGGAGGTGCTGGAGGAGGCCATGGCGACAAAGGAGGTGCTAGCACTAGATGAGAAGAGCTAGGCTCTGATTATCATGTGAGAACGTCGTACCCAGCCTTGGGCGACGGTTGCATGTTATATAGAGGGATCGCAACACCCTGAGATAGCGTTACAATGTTTAAGTTACATCTTGGAGCACAAGGGATAAGAGAGATAAAGATATTCGGTTGAACAAGATTACAATCATTTAAAGTAACTCTATCTCTATATAACTTGCGGTACAAGATCTTATCTCTAGACATGTGCAACATTGTTTAACAATCTCCAGTTAGAACCTAGAACTAGACTACTTGAAAAATATGCCTATAGCTAGACTACTTGAAAATGTACTGATAGTAACCCTCCAGAACCAAAATGGGCCAGAAGAACAAAGTAAAAAACGAAACTGATTCTCATTGTTGTGCAGAATCACGAGTTGGTCACGAGATCTTATAGGTCTTACCTCTAGCCTATCCCAACTTGTTTGGAACTAAAggctttcttgttgttgttagtgcTAAGTAATTATCTGATGATTGCGTCGTAGTAATGACGAACTGGTCATTTGAAGTTGAGCAATTCATAGAGGCTGTCATACAAGCATACATTATATTATATCTGTAGTGGCATCCATGTCTAGTGTCCCTTTTATTCATTTATAACGTTTTACAGACTTGTATGGTCAGTTCAAAACGTCCTATACTaatgaacagagggagtactatctTTCCTAGTGATTGTTATGAGAAATTTACATTTGAGGTCCGAAGTTGCTTTctaaaatgaagtcaaaaatctcCACATCCTCCTCAAGATAAGAGCATGACCCTTATGTTCCTCATATTCCCCTGATAATCACTACGCTCTAGAAGGAACAGCAGTGTGCCTTCCTGCTGATGATGTAGGTCcagtacaaagtagtaatgagcaGTACTACGTAAGGTAGCTAGTTAGATACAGTATATTGGGAAGTGTCGACTAGCATTTTGTACAGAGTTGACTATAGTATTCTGGATTTGGGGGCTAATTATAGTCTCTATGTACAAGTAAAAGGGACAAATCTATGTACTTGGATGATTACTATGTAAGAATAAATTTGGGTGTTAAGTGCTTCAAAAAATTAGTTTGTTCACACCTACAAAAGACTTTCTATTGTGTTCAGCTTTCTGTTGTTGTTTTCCTGAACCTGTAAACTGAATATCCATGTATTAAAAGTGCACGGGTGGTAGTATTGAAGTGTTGAGACCTACTGTACATAATTATGGCCCAGGTTTTACTTTTTGCTTGATGTTTGCTAAACTGAACTGAAGTGTTGTTGTTTGCAAAACTGAATTTTTTTGTGGTAATGTTGTTTACAGCCTTGTAACACTGCTGTTTTGCCGAACTGCTGCTGTTTTATAACTGAACCAATGTTGAAGCGGCTCTGTTTCCCCTGTCTACATTTTGAGCCGCTTGGCTGGCTGTGAACTCCTGCCTGCCGTAGGATTGATTTGGACGATGGACGTAGGGAGGCAAGGCATGGGATCTGCTCCGAGACGATGGATGTAGCGAGACAAGACGATGGCTGTGAACTGCTCCTGTCCACTTGGCTTCAGGTACAGGAGCAGAGTTTCCACACTTCAACCTTTTGTGTGACAGAGAAACATCTTGCAAGGAGTTGGGCAAAGAGCACATGACAGAACAGACTTTGTCGACCAACTCCACTGGTAAGAGCTGGGTATCTCGTTCCTCCTccacatcatcttcatcttctgacTCAGCAGCCTCCAGTTTGCTAAGCTGATGGGCCTTGGATGCCACCAGAAACAGTCAAGACTAGAGGGGACAGTAAAAATTGTTCATCGTCAGCTTCCGCGTCAACAGAAGGCCCATCAGCATTGTTTGCGGTAAGCAAACCTTGTTGCAGGCTTTTGCCAGGGATTCAGGCAGCTCAGGGACCAATGGCCCTTGCATGCTAAATTTcatgttttgatttttttataaaaGTTAGTCGTGATCTGACCTTAAATTAAAAACATTGCAGAATCTGACCCTTCTCCTACCATCAAACACCGAGGACCCTCGTGGTGGGGTGCACAACCTACTTAAAAAAAATTCTAAGTATCAAATACATTGTGTGTTGGCATCTACCGTCGGACATCTTGGCAGCAGGGTTGTCCAGGCTACCGTCAGCTTTTTGACGGTAGAGGTGCGTCGCGTTGGCGTGGATAAGTTTTCTACAGCCAGGGACCTTGGTGGTAGGCTGTTATACCATATTACCATGAACCTCGGCTGTAGGAAAAGATCCTGATTTTTTTATAAACTAGGGTCAGATCTCGGCTAACTTTcataaaagggtcaaaacaccaaATTTTGCCGCCCTTGCAACTTGCAAGCGAGTTAGAGCATCTTCAGCCGGACATTGCAAATATGACTCCCTAAACGCCCACGCACATGTGACCAGGCGTGTTTCCTATTTGTCCGTTCGCGCAGCCACATTCTTCATTTTTTCTTTATATGTCCGGTCACTTACACGTAATTggtgaagaggaagagaaagaaaaaaagaatgaataaaaaagaaaaaggtggTTCGGATGGGGTCGCGTCCTATGTGGTGGACTGACTGGGCACgtccgcgagccctcatatcctccccatatttaagatggatatgagggtttgCGGACAGCCGGAGCGTATAGGGATGATATGAGGGGTCTAGTTGGATcacttttttctttctctgtccTATTCAATCACTGACCGGGGGCGTCCGCGGGCGTATGAGGGGTTATTTCAGgcgtccggctgtagatgctcttagagcaactccaatgcaGCGGCCTAAATCATCCACCCGCGTCCATATGCGACGACGCAAACAAAAGTGGaggcccaacgcgccgacccaaaccCAAAACGCGTTCGTACGGACCCATTTCCGATTCAAAATT
This genomic stretch from Hordeum vulgare subsp. vulgare chromosome 6H, MorexV3_pseudomolecules_assembly, whole genome shotgun sequence harbors:
- the LOC123405882 gene encoding uncharacterized protein LOC123405882, giving the protein MASSSTSTPTLTGQITERLTRSNYIMWRTQIAPQLRGAGVFGYVDGSIPEPAKVVVTKDKDGKEETIPNPLHFSKIRYHDIRASSHRPAAATGILLDAISLLLLYYYCSNLSIYHRLLILPYTQLKKSVGNGEARLSELPNDVLLNILETQSTEAATNVEDRLSELPNDLLLNILERVGTLDAVRTCILSKKMHKLPTMLSQIVIDLSPRDLIQMDGVVAHVADKILSTRSPQITVRKLKLKFFLVPSRCLSIGKSVGLAMATQKFDAAEFEIMTLRDNGCCTDAHRLVFAQQFNDFVGDCPDAFSGLTRLDLRNMRFGESDIPNILSTCKQLESLSLFECDGGVCSVLHVEHARLVEFVITFGEFKTVVLDRLPRLQRMTYNIWPCGENPLVLGFVPQLWKLSLTKANLSSGKILNLSKLLDNAPTVSDLYLDFLSEKIWVQPECPKVLAPVLAKLRFLNLDHLPEECDITWTLFLLEAAPYLEELCITVWDHKCRMESQKSISEKSDVKWEPSVPHFKHKKLVRLIIYGFQSDDNFIGYVRRVIQAAVNIREVSLHDRKVCQWCFEKFPHLEVRPSSYPRTSEELDLLREKMTAASATASPFIHFRS